From a single Hemibagrus wyckioides isolate EC202008001 linkage group LG27, SWU_Hwy_1.0, whole genome shotgun sequence genomic region:
- the LOC131347367 gene encoding uncharacterized protein LOC131347367 has protein sequence MAQGTRTLRFYSMLLGNTLDIHVQFLRRLRQRLQLTEVHTGDNCDVIIAFVPIVSRAGTDIEAALQKIPITDKHIVLVGLYFTFDENYVAPKSQWNVNRSSVFAVDLLCYEDLGMLRSLRNDQALKAVTDHLISKGASPNTQMETTTSERPCSPFVFVCICIIFVIAVAIAVGFSIYLKKWQNHITPTPQPNNTINTAPVNKTYY, from the exons ATGGCTCAAG GAACAAGAACACTGAGGTTCTACTCAATGTTACTCGGTAACACCCTGGACATCCATGTACAGTTTTTAAGGCGGCTGAGGCAACGTCTTCAGCTTACTGAAGTGCACACAGGGGACaactgtgatgtcatcattgcTTTTGTCCCGATTGTGTCTCGGGCAGGGACGGACATCGAAGCTGCTCTGCAGAAGATCCCGATAA CGGATAAGCATATTGTTCTTGTGGGGCTTTACTTCACTTTTGACGAGAATTACGTCGCTCCAAAAAGCCAATGGAACGTAAACAGGAGCAGTGTGTTTGCTGTGGATTTGCTCTGTTATGAAGACCTGGGAATGCTCCGATCCCTTCGCAATGACCAGGCGCTGAAAGCCGTCACTGATCATCTGATCTCAAAAGGAGCTTCACCCAATACTCAG ATGGAAACAACCACATCTGAGAGACCATGTAGTCCTTTTGTATTTGTCTGCATCTGTATCATTTTTGTTATCGCAGTAGCGATAGCTGTTGGCTTTAGCATTTACTTGAAGAAATGGCAAAATCacatcacacccacaccacaacCTAACAATACCATAAACACTGCACCTGTAAACAAAACATATTATTGA